AACTGACATTTCAATATCCACATTACCCTGCTCCAAGCTATAGATTTCTACCTGTTCAATATGGATACCAAAGTCTTGAAGTGCATCCATAATCAGTTCTTCCTGTTTATGATGGTTTTCCCTTTCTCTTTGAATTTCCTTAGCGAAGTTCTCCATTACTTCAGACACACCTAACAATTGGTCGGCAACCAGCTTACGACTCTCCTGCACCTGTTTCTTCAATTTTTGATTAGCTTGAAAAAAAGTTAATTCCTGACCAATTGTTTCGAAAACTTTTTTCGAACGTGTGCAATGCTTGTCCCATTCCCTCGATAACCGTGGAGACACATTCCCATCGTTTTGATCCATTTCATGAATAATTTCTTCCATGTAAGCATAGGTTGTATTAAAGTTCTTCGCCCAGCACTGTTCCTTTTTAAAACAAGTTTGACAGGTTCGTTCTGTTACATTACTCATAAAGTAATCCATTTCCCGGTCATGTTCACTCTCTTCGGGTTGCACTTCCATTTGGGAAAAACTCTTTGATAAAGCAAGGAAGACACTCGAGAATTGGGATACCCGTTGTGCTGTTACATCGCGCATTTTCCTCATATATTTCTGCTGTTCAGCTGTATGTTCTGGTGTACCTGGAATATATTTGGCTAATCTCGAGGTTAAGACCTGTGGTGTCAGGAGGAATAAGAAAATAGCTGCCGTAGTTTCTAATACGGTTAACAGGATCGAGCCCCCGCCTTCGCCATACATGCCGATGAGAAGAGTGGCAATCATTAACCCTGCGGATACCCCTATTTTTTTCCCCTCTTTTAACAAGCCGCCTAAAACACCCGAAAATGCTAGCAAGCTCATATGATTGAAGCTAGATACACTTGCTAGACTAAAGATTAGGCCCGTTACTACACCAACTGTCGAACCAACTGTTGCCCCAGCAATAAAGGAGAACACTAATACTAGATATCTCGACATAATATGCTCAATCGACAAATCATAGACCTTCCAACCAATGGTGCCTGTCATAATCGAAGCAAGCATAATAATTAAGCAGACAATTTCTTCTGTTTTAAGTAATTGCCTGCGCTTATTCAAGGTTAGCAATGGGATGCTTTGTAAAAAGATGAGTGTCAAAATAAAGGCGAGACTGGCTTGTACCCCTACCATCATGAGATCATACAATGTTAATTGTTTAGTTAAGACGAATGCTTCTGCCAATTTTCCTATTCCTAGAATAATCCCTACAAAGAAAGGGATAGCCCTCATTTCGTTGGTCAGCCACTTTCTACTAATCCTGAAAATTGCTAAAAATAGAATCGTTATGATAAAGGTAGACGCCGCATTAGCTAACGAGATAGTGGCTGCTCCGACAGTCAGTCCGATTAGGGCAAGCGGTGCCCGATCCCTCTTGATTAAATATACAGAAGCAAAGAAGGGAAGACAGAATGGAGTCAACTTCGCCAATATTAAAGCTCGTCCCAGTAAGAAACCGACTAGGAGTAAGAGGAATCCCTTCTTAATAAAAAAGGATTCAAGCATGAACTGGACTTTTCTAAGCCCCCTCCCCACATCCCATTTTGATGAATGAAGGTTGACTTCTCTGATTGGTTCTATGAAACTAGCATTTGTCTTTTCCATAAATCACACTCCCTATTCTTTCATCGTACAGATAATTATAAAATTAATAGGGTTAGAAGTTTGTCAAAATAGTGGAAAAATTTAAATAATCGTTCGACGGTTTTCACTGTTTTTAATCAATAAATATTAACTAACTACTTTATTGTCGAAGCCTTTGCGCGATTAACATAAGGCTCTGTTAAATGTGCCTGTTGATTTCCGCTCCAGGCACGAGCGGTTCGTGGGTGTTTCGGCGAGCCTCCTCGGAGAAACGCGCCTGCGGGGTCTCCCCTGAACCATACTCCCACAGGAGTCTTCGTGCCTTCCGATCCAATATCAACAGGGTATAAAAATCAACACTGTTCTTTAACACAGCCTAAAATAAAAAAGACAAGTCCATTAGACCTGTCTTTGAATGATATAGTTATTATAAATAAGCAGCTAAGTTAGCCTCGTCTCGCTCCTCTTCCGCCACGCTTGGATTCTGTGTGACGTTTTAAGGAAGTTAAACGATCCTCACTCTCTTTTAAAAACTTCGCCATTTTTGTTTCGAAATTTTCAGGCTTCGCATTATTCCGATCATTTGCTCTACCCTGACGAGGACGTTGTGATTGGGATCTTTGTTGTGGTTCTGGTCTATCCTTTGCCTTTTTAATGGATAGGCCAATTTTCCCATCCTTCTCAACATTAATGACTTTTACCTCAATCAGGTCGCCTACTTTAAGATGTTCGTTAATATCTTTAACATAATTGTCTGCAACCTCACTGATGTGCACAAGTCCTGTTGAGCCTTCTGGCAGCTCCACAAACGCTCCGAACTTTGTAATCCCTGTTACCTTTCCTTGTAACTTGCTGCCTACTTCAATTGACATAAAAAGAATGTTCCTCCTTAAGAATATAAAAAATCAATCTTACCCTATATTATACAAAAAGGAAAAAATCAGTGTCAATAAGACGCAAATTTGCTTAATTTTCTTTTTTATCTTCAGGAATATTAAATATGATTTCATTTTTTTCAGAGAAAAAATATTCTTTTCTTGCGAGTTTGGCAATATAATCATCATCATTCAATTTGACGATATTCTCTTTCAGAATATCCTCCTGTTTTTTTAGTTCAGCCAGCTGATGATCAAGCTTTTTCTTTTGTGCAATTTTCGCTTCGAGCTTAGCGGTTTGGGAAATAGAACTGGAAATCATGGAATAGGAAAGTACACAAGCTAAAACAAAAAACAGCACGAGGCGTCTGATTAATAGTTTCCTTTTCCTTGCTGAGGCAATTTCCGCATATTCTTGTTGTTTTACATAGGTTGTCTGCATTTTCGATACATTGCGATTCGGCTCTGCTCCCATTTCCCTTTCCCTCCTTACTCTTTTCTTTTCTTCCATTTATGAATGAACTTAATTATATAATTCTTGATTTCCTTAAAATTTCCTGCCGTTTTATTATATAACTTCTCGACGGTTTTTTTAATACCTTTCGGCAAAAGTTTCCAAAAAATTAGTAGAATTTTTTGCAACGGAACGACAATCATTTTAAGAATAAATAATACAACTTTAAAAATAAATTTGACAAGGGTGTATATGCCCCTGCCAAATGCCACAATAATGACAATCACTACCTGGATAAGACCCACGATTGGTTTATAAATTAGAAGTCTAAAGGTCTTTTTCAGGAAGTTAATCGTCGCAATCACCGTATTGATGACCAGCTCCAGCAACCGTAAATAAATTCCTTTAAACAAGCTTTGATAGGCAGCAAATCCACATAAGAGAGCGATAAAGATGTAAAACCGTAGCTCTCCATCGTTAACTATAAATAATGTATAAAAAACAAGTAAAGCTTGGATGACCCAAAACAGTACATCATTGATAAAAACAATCCATTGCTTCCTTTTCGGCCGATTGAGGAACCTCTGATACGTATCAAACAGGGCGCCAAAAACTGACCCCATTCCGATCATGGAAAGCATGGTTAGAAATTGCGTAGAAAGTGTCATCGGAACAACTTGCTAAAGAAACCTTTAGCCTTCTCCCCATGCTGCTCATCTAAGTAAACTAAGTCAAAGATCTTTCCCTTAATTGAGACAATCCCTTTTTCGACATCGAGATTTTTCATTTGCAGGTTCTGTCCTTTAATTGCCAGAAAACCCATCACCGTTTCTAACAAAAA
The window above is part of the Bacillus sp. SORGH_AS_0510 genome. Proteins encoded here:
- the spoIIE gene encoding stage II sporulation protein E; amino-acid sequence: MEKTNASFIEPIREVNLHSSKWDVGRGLRKVQFMLESFFIKKGFLLLLVGFLLGRALILAKLTPFCLPFFASVYLIKRDRAPLALIGLTVGAATISLANAASTFIITILFLAIFRISRKWLTNEMRAIPFFVGIILGIGKLAEAFVLTKQLTLYDLMMVGVQASLAFILTLIFLQSIPLLTLNKRRQLLKTEEIVCLIIMLASIMTGTIGWKVYDLSIEHIMSRYLVLVFSFIAGATVGSTVGVVTGLIFSLASVSSFNHMSLLAFSGVLGGLLKEGKKIGVSAGLMIATLLIGMYGEGGGSILLTVLETTAAIFLFLLTPQVLTSRLAKYIPGTPEHTAEQQKYMRKMRDVTAQRVSQFSSVFLALSKSFSQMEVQPEESEHDREMDYFMSNVTERTCQTCFKKEQCWAKNFNTTYAYMEEIIHEMDQNDGNVSPRLSREWDKHCTRSKKVFETIGQELTFFQANQKLKKQVQESRKLVADQLLGVSEVMENFAKEIQRERENHHKQEELIMDALQDFGIHIEQVEIYSLEQGNVDIEMSVPFCNGHGECEKLIAPMLSDILGETIIVNKEECATYPAGFCHVTFRSNKAFTVETGVAHAAKDGGLVSGDSYSTIELGLGKYAIAISDGMGNGERAHYESKETLQLLQKILQSGIEEKVAIKSVNSILSLRTTDEIFSTLDLAMIDLKNASAKFLKIGSTPSFIKRGNKVIKIQASNLPMGIIQEFDVDVVSEQLKAGDLLIMMSDGVFEGPKHVENYDLWMKRKVQELQTDDPQEVADLIMEEVIRSRSGLIEDDMTVTVAKIKHNTPKWASIPVYKKNA
- a CDS encoding S1 domain-containing RNA-binding protein, with translation MSIEVGSKLQGKVTGITKFGAFVELPEGSTGLVHISEVADNYVKDINEHLKVGDLIEVKVINVEKDGKIGLSIKKAKDRPEPQQRSQSQRPRQGRANDRNNAKPENFETKMAKFLKESEDRLTSLKRHTESKRGGRGARRG
- a CDS encoding septum formation initiator family protein, whose amino-acid sequence is MGAEPNRNVSKMQTTYVKQQEYAEIASARKRKLLIRRLVLFFVLACVLSYSMISSSISQTAKLEAKIAQKKKLDHQLAELKKQEDILKENIVKLNDDDYIAKLARKEYFFSEKNEIIFNIPEDKKEN
- the yabQ gene encoding spore cortex biosynthesis protein YabQ; translation: MTLSTQFLTMLSMIGMGSVFGALFDTYQRFLNRPKRKQWIVFINDVLFWVIQALLVFYTLFIVNDGELRFYIFIALLCGFAAYQSLFKGIYLRLLELVINTVIATINFLKKTFRLLIYKPIVGLIQVVIVIIVAFGRGIYTLVKFIFKVVLFILKMIVVPLQKILLIFWKLLPKGIKKTVEKLYNKTAGNFKEIKNYIIKFIHKWKKRKE
- the yabP gene encoding sporulation protein YabP codes for the protein MSQYYETNPSKSSVPDHDVIMRGRKLLDITGVKQVESFDNEEFLLETVMGFLAIKGQNLQMKNLDVEKGIVSIKGKIFDLVYLDEQHGEKAKGFFSKLFR